The genomic interval attctcgcgcatgcgcgcggcgccagcaTCTCTATGGTAAACTCTATGATGTTACAAGacccccgcgcatgcgcgcgacgCCAGAGTGCCAAGGATAAGATTGATACTATCATGGGTTATATCTCAACCAATAGAGATCGCtgtactcgcgcatgcgcgcggcgccagtgTCTCTGATGAACTCTATGGTGTTATAAGACCCCCGCGCATGCGCGTGCCACCAGAGTACCAGGGATCGCACTGCTGCCATCAGATGTATCATACAGCAGATACACGCCCCTAGGGGCGGCTCTAGATGTGATACACGCCTCTGACCCATGCAGAACGACACCCTCCCTTCTGTGCCACGCGCAAGTGGTGAGGCTTCCCCTTTGTGATCTAATTGTGATGAACAATATTGTTCCTGCCACAAGTGAGCTATAGGTGGGCAATTATAAATAAAATCAAGGGGATAAAATAGATTGGGCTAGAGTATATGGGCAGTGAGCTGTACACTTGAAAAACCATTAGGCAATATATGTATGTAGATATGAATGCTTAtggtaaacaaaatatatatatatatatatactatacattaCAGAAGAGAAAAAACATATAGCAagacaatttattattaaaaatatgtatttatccAAAAAAGTAAATGATAAacacaaacaataaaaacattttataaaaaaagcaACAAATATGTTTCGTGCCTTAATAAACAGCAAATTGCATGCCCTGCTGGATGAGGATAATCAGCATATGAATTATAATCATCTATTTAATGTGGAGTTCCATGCATGTATATATTCACATTGTAAGCACCTTAACCTGACTTTAAAACTTATATGAGTGGTATAATATGTCAGATCAAAGTGATTTTAATAATAGATCAAGAAGTAGAGGCTATATTGGGATTATGACTGATTGTGTTGTTTTTATCATAAAAACCAAAAGAGCTGCTGTATATTTTCCAGTGACTAGAGGGTTGATACAGATTCTGAGTTTATCTTCACTTAAGTTGTACTAAACTGTATATAGTGTTTTTCGAAACGAATAATACTCATTTAAGAAAATGGTTAATATTCCATTCTACATTTATTCCGTCAGGGAACCTTGTTCTCAatgtaaatatccaataggattctctacagtctaGTGTTTTCACAATGTTACCTCCTCTTTCTTTTCTAATTATTTTCTCAATACCTACAAATGAGAAGTTACTGATGCCTCCCTGCCCACATTCCGAAAAGTGTTTGGAGACAGGGTGATCCTTATCATTTTTACGTATCAACCTGCAGTGTTCTTGCATCCTTGTTTTTAATGCCCTTGTGGTCCTGCCGACATATCTCCTCCCACAGCCACATGTAATCAAATATACTACAAATGTAGTGTTGCAATTGATGAAATTGTGTATGGTATAGCGTttgtgtggactgtgggaaaagacatgtcgAGCCGGTTTCATGAACTGACACATATTACACTGATTACATCTAAAGGATCCCTTGGTCACAAAATGATCTGAGCTCTTTACTGGTGTTGATACTACACTTGGTGATAAAAAGGTAGCTAGTGTCTTGGCTCTTCTATAGACAAATTTTGGACCCTTATCTGTGTATTCCTTAAGTATTGGATCCATCCGTAACAATTCCCAGTGTTTATTCACAATTTTGGTTATTTGGCTGCTAGATTTGCTATATTGTGAAATAAACAGCGGACATGCTGCGTCctcttttttgtctctttttgttTCAGTGTATATGCCTCCCCTCTTTACTCTGGACACAGACGGCATTACTGTTGCCCGTTCAATTTCCTTGACCTCCTGTAGTGTAGtctggagggtctccctgtcataTCCTCTCTCAAATGATAAGGATCACCCTGTCTCCAAACACTTTTCGGAATGTGGGCAGGGAGGCATCAGTAACTTCTCATTTGTAGGTATTGAGAAAATAATTAGAAAAGAAAGAGGAGGTAACATTGTGAAAACACtagactgtagagaatcctattggatatttacatTGAGAACAAGGTTCCCTGACGGAATAAATGTAGAATGGAATATTAACCATTTTCTTAAATGAGTATTATTCGTTTCGAAAAACACTATATACAGTTTAGTACAACTTAAGTGAAGATAAACTCAGAATCTGTATCAACCCTCTAGTCACTGGAAAATATACAGCAGCTCTTTTGGTTTTTATGATAAAAACAACACAATAAGTCATAATCCCAATATAGCCTCTACTTCTTGATCTATTATTAAAATCACTTTGATCTGACATATTATACCACTCATATAAGTTTTAAAGTCAGGTTAAGGTGCTTACAATGTGAATATATACATGCATGGAACTCCACATTAAATAGATGATTATAATTCATATGCTGATTATCCTCATCCAGCAGGGCATGCAATTTGCTGTTTATTAAGGCACGAGACATATTTGTtgctttttttataaaaatgtttttattgtttgtgtTTATCATTTACTTTTTTggataaatacatatttttaataataaattgtctTGCTATATGTTTTTTCTCTTCTGtaatgtatagtatatatatatattttttttgtttaccatAAGCAttcatatctatatacatatattgccTAATGGTTTTTCAAGTGTACAGCTCACTGCCCATATACTCTAGCCCAATCTATTTTATCCCCTTGATTTTATTTATAATTGCCCACCTATAGCTCACTTGTGGCAGGAACAATATTGTTCATCACAATTAGATCACAAAGGGGAAGCCTCACCACTTGCGCGTGGCACAGAAGGGAGGGTGTCGTTCTGCATGGGTCAGAGGCGTGTATCACATCTAGAGCCGCCCCTAGGGGCGTGTATCTGCTGTATGATACATCTGATGGCAGCAGTGCGATCCCTGGTACTCTGGTGGCACGCGCATGCTCGGGGGTCACCAGAACGTTTCCCTGCACGTGCGCAGACGTTTCCCTGCACGTGCGCAGACGTTTCCCTGCACGTGCGCAGACGTTTCCCTGCACGTGCGCAGACGCGGCCgttttgctgcacatgcgcagacgcggCCGTTTTGCTGCACATACGCAGACGCGGCCgttttgctgcacatgcgcagacgcgcCCGCtttgctgcacatgcgcagacgcgcCCGCtttgctgcacatgcgcagacgcgcCCGCTTTGCTGCACATCTGCGCAGCAAAACGGccgcgtctgcgcatgtgcagcagaacggccgcgtctgcgcatgtgcagcaaaacggccgcgtctgcgcatgtgcagcaaaacGGCCGCGTCTGCGCACGTGCAGGGAAACGTCTGCGCACGTGCAGGGAAACGTCTGCGCACGTGCAGGGAAACGTCTGCGCACGTGCAGGGAAACGTCTGCGCACGTGCAGGGAAACGTCTGCGCACGTGCAGGGAAACGTCTGCGCACGTGCAGGGAAACGTCTGCGCACGTGCAGGGAAACGTTTGCGCACGTGCAGGGAAACGTCTGCGCACGTGCAGGGAAACGGCCGCGTCTGTGCGTGGGCAGGGAAACCTCTGCGCGTGGGCAGGGAAACGTCTGCGCGTGTGAAGGGAAACGTCTGCGCGTGTGCAGGGAAACGTCTGCGCGTGTGAAGGGAAACGGTCGCGTCTGCGCTTGTGCAGGGAAACGTCTGCGCTTGTGCAGGGAaatgtctgcgcatgtgcagggaaacgtctacgcatgtgcagggaaacgtctgcgcatgtgcagggaaacgtctgcgcatgtgcagggaaacgTCTGCGCTTGTGCAGGGAAACGTCTACGCATGTGCAGGGAAACGTCTGCACTTGTGCAGGGAAACGTCTACGCATGTGCAGGGAAACGTCTGCGCTTGTGCAGGGAAACATCtgcgtctgcgcatgtgcagggaaacgTCTGCGCATGGGCAGGGAAACGTCTGCGCATGGGCAGGGAAACGTCTGCGCATGGGCAGGGAAACGTTCTTAACCAGAGATTAGAAGTAACATTTAGGTATTCgaattataaaaaaacaaaagcgCAGGGAGGGATCTGGGTTCACACCCTTCGCCTCGAACAGTGAAAGCAAACGTGTTTCCAGCGGCGTATCACGGTGTGATGGCCTAACAAGGTAAAGCAAGGTGTCGGCTCCAACAGGCAAACAACTAAGGCAGTGGCCCCACTggcgctgcccgcgctgagagcgCAGTGTTTGCTGCTTTTAGTTGCATAAATCTTTGTGCAAGTCCTCGCTCACACGGTGCGCACACACTCGTGCacggacacgcacacacactcaagcTTAacgcttgagtaaacaaaaagtaaacaaaaaaaagtttcaaCTGCGCTCAATTTGCCCGCAACGCCCACCCGCGCGCTTGCAAAATagcaaggacacccggcgctcatgcttggagagctggtgacgtcaccgctctcaagcatgagctcGGTCAGCGCTAGCGAGGCCACAGCCTAATTCGTCAAACTAACAAGGAAACAGCTGATGGGACGACTGACCCAGATGTGTATTCTCCAGGCTGTTACTCCTTAATACGGAGCCTCAGCTTCGGGGACATCTTGCCATACTGTAACCCAACTCCTTAAGCGAACCTTTGCTATTATACCCAGGACACTAGTTAATAGCTTAGAAAAGACCCAAGTTTTAAGCGCCAATCCTGCCATCTTAAATTCTCCCGTTCAACTGATCACCAGTAGCTACGTTATTGAAAGTAGAGACCGATGCGCAGGCAAGATGGAGGATTAAATTCGCCTTTACGCTACAAAATCCCTGAATGGCTGGAATTATTATAAATCCCTCTGCCCTTTGTTAATTATGGCTGGGGAACATTGCAACCCCAATTATTTTCAGGGCTGGAGTTAGAGTGGAATGTCAGTTAGTCTGGTGCTGCTAACACAaagaagatatatataatatatgtcacgggggaccagaacttttaacacctttaccaccAGGATCACGATCATCAGACAGGACACAATAGCTGAATAAaggaaagtttattctggcaagccagcaaacatacAAACCACAGTGTACACCCACCGACTGGGGCCTGGGGGAAGAAACCAGCCTCAACTAGgcgcaggggcctgcttcagtagGCTTGCCCTGAACGCTTCTTCTCCGTCTCTTCTCAGTGCTATTCTACCAATAGCACTTTCGAATCACCCGCCAGTCGTAACGTCACACTCTCCGTGCCAACTCTAAAACGCACCTGCTACTCAGATCGGCTGCTCCCCTTACATAGCTCTCGGTTGCCTATCTTTCACTGGAGCAGATGCCGccgaccaatcagagcacggaTCGTGATGATGCACCAGAGGACAAGGGCTCATCCGGCTGCACCAATCAGAAAAGGAGGACGGCCTAAGGACTCTGGACAGCCCACCGGGCATGAACTACGGGCGAGTGGGAAATTTGAGCTTGCCCATAGGAATAGTGTCTACAGGGCTGAGACCCAGCAACGGTTCCTCTGTCCAGCCCCATGCCCCCTGCGGGGTAGGCGCCTCAGTGTCTAGGGAGAACAAAGACTCTGCACTGCCGAGAACCAGTTCCCAGATCTGGGTCACAGCCCTTCTCCCACTCACCATTGTCCAGGTATTTAACCCGCTCCCAAGCTCTGTCCCGAGCCGGTATTTCTCTGGCTGTagcccagctaagtgaattatTGGCTCCACACACCGAGAAATactaaaacacaaaatacagtgcTGACTTGCTATCTGTGAGGGAACACTCGAACACAAGTATTAAAGTGCTTTTATAAACCCAATCCCCAAGACACACAGTTTCCCCCCTTCCAGCTATCACACAGTGATAAAGCTCTTTGCTGGAAGCGGTTACACCAAACACTTAACATTCAGGCCAGAATGAGCCTCACAGAGGTGGCCAATTACACACGGTTTAGGGACAACCAGCCGGACTTCCCCTTcattatgtgaggctggctgcCCCCTACGTCACAATATCAAAGGGAAAACGTTAGAATTTAAATATTGGTAgcaagatgattttttttttcttttttctcttaacTCATTACAGAATAAATGAAAtccaaaaaaagacaaaaaaaaggcCGGTAAGAACCCAAAAGATTAATAACCATCACTTCAAGGATTTTTCGTGACTATCAGATGCCCTGGAGCTCCCCTCTTCATAGACTGGCTCCCCAGTCTCTCCGAGGAGTGTGAGGATGGGTTTTTGTCGTGTTACGTGGTGTTTTTCCGTTAGATGAGAAGGCACGTGGATTTCCACCATCCGCGCCTGGGTTGCAGGGCTGCCCGCGCGGCCATCTCGAACACTTCCCTCACTCCGTCATTCATCTTCGCAGAGCACTCCATGTACCCGAAGGCTCCGATCCGGTTGGCCATGTCCCGGCCTTCTTCCGGCTTCACCGGCTCCTGCGGGACGGAAAGAACAGCGGAACGATTAACATGGTGAGCGGCTCTCCGGAGAACGGTGTGATACTACATTACGAGACAATACGAGACAATATATCACAGACCGACAAGTACAATAAATTGCAATGCAAGGGTTAGTGCCTTTGAAGTAGGTGAGGTCAGTTTGAATCCCAGTATGAGCCTCTTTTCTCAGGAACTGAAGTTTGGGTGCAGGGGACGTCATCCCGGCAGCGCTGTATGTCCAATTTTATTTCCCAACTACCAGCACTTACATAGGAAACACATTACAGGTCTAAAACAGTCCCGTTCCCTAACAGAGGCGCCAGTaactgtgcagagcaatgtgttgcagaccctctggcagccaaatggttaAACAAACGTAAAGCCACACTTAAACACGCTGAAAACATGTAACCAAAGCAACTAAAGACAAACCCTTCTAAATCTAACTTCTGTGGTTACAAACGGGCTCAGCCTTAACGAGGGGATCTTAATGTAACAACGTCATGTTTTCAGTGGCCCCCATTAATTCAGAGCCCACACTAATAAGAAATTCCCCCCGGGGAACCTGTGTCCTGAGATATGTAGATTTTTGTGCCATGTCTGCGGAGTCACAAATAAAAGGCTGTAACATAACCCTCTGATGACATTacactttctattggctgccagagaCTCCGAcactgtggccattttgtgtCACCAGTCACTTAAGAACTGGTAGGCCATGGATCGGCTCCCTTTAAAGTGTCAGGTTTGTGTAGATTTTGCTGTTGTGCAAGTTAAGAAGCTGGTGGTCTCCAGAAagacgttcatttcagctctgcaaGCCCTTGCTCCTGAGATCCTTACCTCTGTGACTGCCGGTAATCGCTCTGGCTGGGCACTAAATATGGCCGTTTAAAAGTCtaacgggccaataggaagctgtgatgtcatgccTTGCAGGATTAAGATAGTTGCAGCAGCACCTTTAGAAGTACGTACCCTGGGAAGCAGGGAGAAGAGAAACGCAGGAGGGGTACAGACCTGCTCATCGTTACGCAGGTCTTTCTTGTTCCCCACCAGGATGATCGGTACATTGGGGTAGAAACGTTTCACCTTCGGGGTCCACTTCTCAAGGATGTTTCCTGTCGCAAAAATAAATCAATCCTCattgtctgtgcacaggagagagggacggaggagatcacacacactaacatcagtgtctgcacaggagagaggaacggaggagctctcacacacactaacatcagtgtctgtgcacaggagagagggacggaggagatctcacacactaacatcagtgtctgtgcacaggagagagggacggaggagatctcacacacactaacatcagtgtctgtgcgcaggagagagggacggaggagatctcacacactaacatcagtgtctgtgcacaggagagagggacggaggagatctcacacactaacatcagtgtctgtgcacaggagagagggacggaggagatctcacacactaacatcagtgtctgtgcacaggagagagggacggaggagatctcacacacactaacatcagtgtctgtgcacaggagagagggacggaggagatctcacacacacgatagtgagacagaggggatctcacacactaacatcagtgtctgtgcacagggagagggacggaggagatctcacacacactaacatcagtgtctgtgcacaggagagagggacggaggagatctcacacactaacatcagtgtctgtgcacaggagagagggacggaggagatctcacacactaacatcagtgtctgtgcacaggagagagggacggaggagatctcccacacactaacatcagtgtctgtgcacaggagagagggacggaggagatctcacacactaacatcagtgtctgtgcacaggagagagggacggaggagatctcacacacactaacatcagtgtctgtgcacaggagagagggacggaggagatctcacacacacgatagtgagacagaggggatctcacacactaacatcagtgtctgtgcacaggagagagggacggaggagatctcacacactaacatcagtgtctgtgcacaggagagagggacggaggagatctcacacacactaacatcagtgtctgtgcacaggagagagggacggaggagatctcacacacacgatAGTGAGAcagagatctcacacacactaacatcagtgtctgtgcacaggagagagggacgtaggagatctcacacactaacatcagtgtctgtgcacaggagagggggacggaggagatctcacacacactaacatcagtgtctgtgcacaggagagagggacagaggagatctcacacactaacatcagtgtctgtgcacaggagagagggacggaggagatctcacacactaacatcagtgtctgtgcacaggagagagggacggaggagatctcacacactaacatcagtgtctgtgcacaggagagagggacggaggagatctcaaacactaacatcagtgtctgtggacaggagagagggacggaggagatctcacacacactaacatcagtgtctgtgcacaggagagagggacggaggagatctcacacataaacatcagtgtctgtgcacaggagagagggacggagaagatctcacacactaacatcagtgtctgtgcacaggagagagggacggaggagatctcacacactaacatcagtgtctgtgcacaggagagagggacagaggagatctcacacactaacatcagtgtcggtgcacaggagagagggacggaggagatctcacacacactgacatcagtgtctgtgcacaggagagagggacggaggagatctcacacacactaacatcagtgtctgtgcacaggagagagggacggaggagatctcacacacactaacatcagtgtctgtgcacaggagagaggaacagaggagatctcacacacactaacatcagtgtctgtgcacaggagagagggacggaggagatctcacacactaacatcagtgtctgtgcacaggagagagggacggaggagatctcacacacactaacatcagtgtctgtgcacaggagagagggacggagatcacacactaacatcagtgtctgtgcacaggagagagggacggagatcacacactaacatcagtgtctgtgcacaggagagagggacggagctcaatcacacacacatgatagtgagacagaggggatctcacacacagtaacgtcAGCGACAACACAGGGTCGGAGAATAACAGCAGATACAGCGACTGTTTAAGGAAAGACGGCAAATCTAGGAGAGAAATGTGCTCAGGGACAAGGGGAacaggttaaccctttcactgcaacACATGCTGAAGTATTTCATATTCAAGCTTGGAGAAAAGGTGCCCTCACTGGACTCCCGCACAAATGCCTTGGGTGCACGTCCATCACCGGTAAGGGCGCTATCAATATTTGAGTAAAATATCCTACAGCTGAAGAATAAACAGCGGCTCTCCAGAGGTCTATCTCAAAAAGTATCTTCTGGAGACCCGCTGTTTGTTCTTCAACTGAAGGAGATTGTACCCTAGTATTTTATATGCCTACATTAACATAACCAAGTACGGATCGGATGGAGAGCGTTCAAGTGCAGTGATGTGTCAGCGATTCAATCGATCTTTCCTACCTAAACTGGCCGGGCTAGCGATGGAAAAGCACATTAATATAACGTCGGTGTCCGGATAGGATGACGAGGTCCGCAGCCGGTAGTAATCTTCCGGTCCGGGTGGGTCCCACATGATCAGCTTCACCTAGTGGCAGAGGAAGGAACAGAAGCGTCCATATATAAGGCTGCGGCCGGCAGGGagcgggcgcgctggcgctcatgtGCGGTGACGTCATGCTCCATGCTCGGCTGGGAGATTTGTAGCCGGCTAGGTGCGTGCGGGGctcggccatgacgtcacagatcTGGTTCTccctcacgtgacgcgccagcgagaggcaaattcaattttgcttgctttggcaagcagctaagcgccgagcatgcGCAGGCATTTgctcagcgtcaccctggccACAGCCTAATAATGCACAAGGCTCTGACAGAGTGCACCCTCCAGATGGACCTCCACGTCCCCAG from Ascaphus truei isolate aAscTru1 chromosome 17, aAscTru1.hap1, whole genome shotgun sequence carries:
- the LOC142468027 gene encoding transforming protein RhoA-like isoform X1; translation: MFSACVHAPRETASIRKRLVFVGDGKCGKTCLEIVFCRKEFPESDLVPTLFEFYLKEIKVDGTRVKLIMWDPPGPEDYYRLRTSSSYPDTDVILMCFSIASPASLGNILEKWTPKVKRFYPNVPIILVGNKKDLRNDEQEPVKPEEGRDMANRIGAFGYMECSAKMNDGVREVFEMAARAALQPRRGWWKSTCLLI
- the LOC142468027 gene encoding transforming protein RhoA-like isoform X2; amino-acid sequence: MRVLMRCLSGETASIRKRLVFVGDGKCGKTCLEIVFCRKEFPESDLVPTLFEFYLKEIKVDGTRVKLIMWDPPGPEDYYRLRTSSSYPDTDVILMCFSIASPASLGNILEKWTPKVKRFYPNVPIILVGNKKDLRNDEQEPVKPEEGRDMANRIGAFGYMECSAKMNDGVREVFEMAARAALQPRRGWWKSTCLLI